CACGAGGTTCCAGGTCACGTCGCCCCCTGTGGCCTGGGTCCAGGCGAGCCGGACGTCACAGTCCAGACTTCCCCCCGGAAGGACCTGCTCCTGCGCGGGCACCACCGTGAAGGTGAAGTCCGCGTCGGGATCCGCCGGAGGCTTCTCCACGGGCGGGCCCTCCAGAGGCGGAACTTCGATGCATGCGGGGCTCAGGCCTACGCAGCTCAACAGCAGCAAGAGTCTCAGCTTGGTCATGGGGGCGCGTTTTGCAAGGACAGGTCCGGTCGGTCCCGAGGAAGAACATTGCCATGGGCGTCCGCGAGACGGGACCTGCGTCCGGACATCGAGGCTCCTGAAACACGCCTGCCCGCCGCCCCCCTTCTTCAGGAGGGACGCGCGGGCAGGGGAGGGTGCCTTGGACACCGCGTGACGCGGTGAGGGGCTACTTCTTCTTGCGGTTCTTCTTCTTGTTCTCCTTCTCCTTCTTGCGCCGCTCCTTGATGGCGTCGCGGTCGTCCGGCTTGCTCACGGACGGCGGCGCGTAGCCCATCAAGCGGGCCTTGGCCATCGCGGCCTGGCCCATGGGCGGCGTGTAGCCCGGGGCGATCTGCGGCAGCTGCATGGGCATCCCCCCCATGCCTCCGCCCATCCCCGCCATGGCCTTCTCCAGCGCCTTCGGGTCCTTCCCGAACATGCTGCCCAGGTCCATGTTCTTCATCTGGCCCAGCTGCCCCAACTGCTTGAAGCCCGGGATGCGCCCCAGCAGGCCCGGGTTCTGGCCGATGGTGCCCATCACCTGCTGCATCATCCCGAACTTCTGCAGCAGCTCCCGCACCTCCTCCGGCTTGCGTCCGCTGCCCTTCGAGATGCGGTTGATGCGGCTGCCGTTGATGATGTCCGGACGCAGGCGCTCCTTCTGCGTCATCGAGTCGTACATCGCCTCGATCTTCGTGAGCTCCTTCTCGTCCGGGTTCAGGTGCTCGGTGAGGTCGCCGAAGAGCGGGAACTTCTCCAGCAGGTCCTTCAGCGGCCCCATCTTGCGGACCATGCGGATCTGCTCGACGAAGTCCTTCATCGAGAACTGGCCAGAGAGCAGCTTGCGCGCGTCGTCCTCGGCCTTCTTCTCGTCGACGACCTTCTCGAAGTCCTTCATCAGGCCGACGATGTCGCCGAAGCCCAGGATGCGGCCCGCGAGGCCGTCCGGACGGAACTCCTCCAGCTTGTCCATCGACTCGCCCATGCCGAGGAACTTGATGGGCTTGCCCGTCACTTCCTTGATGGACAGCGCCGCGCCACCTCTCGCGTCACCGTCCAGCTTCGTCAGGATGAAGCCGTCCAGCGTCAGGCGCCGGTCGAACTCGGCCGCCGTGCGCACCGAGTCCTGGCCGATCATCGCGTCGCACACCAGGAGGATGGTG
The Corallococcus silvisoli genome window above contains:
- the ffh gene encoding signal recognition particle protein, which codes for MLETVTKGFRAAKNRLAGKSELTPELVDESLRDIRVSLLEADVAFDVVKKFVARVREKAVGEVVQTTVTDAGGQKRRVSAMDHFIKICHDELEALMGPVDTSLHLKPKGQLSGIMMVGLQGSGKTTTTGKLASRLLQEGRKPLLVAADIYRPAAVDQLKVLGERLKVPVYHEPGVQPPELAKRGYAAAREQKCDVVLIDTAGRLAIDETLMTELESIKANVQPDTILLVCDAMIGQDSVRTAAEFDRRLTLDGFILTKLDGDARGGAALSIKEVTGKPIKFLGMGESMDKLEEFRPDGLAGRILGFGDIVGLMKDFEKVVDEKKAEDDARKLLSGQFSMKDFVEQIRMVRKMGPLKDLLEKFPLFGDLTEHLNPDEKELTKIEAMYDSMTQKERLRPDIINGSRINRISKGSGRKPEEVRELLQKFGMMQQVMGTIGQNPGLLGRIPGFKQLGQLGQMKNMDLGSMFGKDPKALEKAMAGMGGGMGGMPMQLPQIAPGYTPPMGQAAMAKARLMGYAPPSVSKPDDRDAIKERRKKEKENKKKNRKKK